From Bacillus sp. FSL K6-3431, the proteins below share one genomic window:
- a CDS encoding efflux RND transporter permease subunit — MNLSAFSIKRPVFTIVTMFLVIILGIVSVLKIPLKLIPDINPPIAVVVSSYQGASPTEVVEKVTKPLEANLSTLPGIKNVQSIAQEGSNLILLEFSWTTKIDDIQNDVLQKIDQTPMPEDAEKPRFLKFDPSQFPVIQLSLMATDNEEDLRTIADQLTTELTRVEGVASVNVTGTLIEEIRVKIDQKKLKENGLAQTDIVHVIQANNISMPGATVLTEGQELTTRIISTIHSADEVADLAVTVNPKTGKKIYIKDVADVKQQKQQTNNITRTNESPSVLLSVLQETDANTANVSKNFQKELHSLLKKEQYKGMESDILFDQGDYIKIAINNIASSLIFGGALAMLVLFLFLRNIKSPLIVGIAIPYSVIVTFVLMYFADFALNIMTLGALALGVGMLVDNAIVVIENIYRHLSMGKDPKQAARDGAHEVAGAITASTLTTVAVFLPVVFISGLLGQLFKEFAFTISFSLFASLFVALTVVPMLASRLLKVPAGNYEARRRRSKSLNMLDRSIRWSLRHRMLVLTASVLLFAAGLFGLSKIGTQFLPPTDEGYFSINVQLENGAALSETEKVINGLEEKLKAEKDVDVYVSLIGSTQESIFQGNGMANTAEVYVKLKPLANRSQSLFAFVDEMKPLLEKEIEQINGQAELTFNVQAASGMAPQTLSFNVRDTDKQRLDESADDIYDALTVLNDVTELSTSTADTVEEIQISIDRDKAFEAGLVPAQIATIVNDVTRGVQAAQIIGENTDVLGVFVEYDETISRNIDKLKTLLIKKPDGSYVELSKIASIKNGKGPVQIQRINQQDSVEFTMKYNVDTNIGDISKEVETKITALDLPDGTEITFSGETELLEDSKNDMIMAFILAIVLIYIVMAAQFESFKYPFVIMFTVPLMVIGVASGLIIANMPLSIPAFIGIIILAGIVVNNAIVLVDYINQRKAAGLSSMEALVESVKDRARPILMTALTTILGLVPLALGIGEGTEMNQPMAVAVIGGLVSSTLLTLFIIPIVYSLFDSETRKMNRKKYERIRKSIK, encoded by the coding sequence TTGAATTTAAGTGCATTTTCTATAAAGAGACCTGTTTTTACAATTGTAACGATGTTTTTAGTAATCATTTTGGGGATCGTTTCTGTACTCAAAATACCGTTGAAATTGATTCCGGATATTAATCCACCTATTGCAGTAGTGGTTTCTTCATATCAAGGAGCAAGTCCAACGGAAGTAGTCGAAAAAGTTACAAAACCACTCGAGGCAAACCTTTCCACATTACCTGGTATTAAAAATGTGCAGTCTATTGCACAGGAAGGTTCTAATTTAATATTATTGGAATTTTCATGGACAACGAAAATTGACGATATTCAAAATGATGTTCTACAAAAAATTGATCAAACGCCAATGCCAGAAGATGCTGAAAAACCGCGATTTTTAAAATTTGACCCTTCGCAATTTCCCGTTATTCAACTGTCATTAATGGCAACAGATAATGAAGAAGACTTACGTACCATTGCTGATCAATTGACGACGGAACTTACCAGGGTAGAAGGAGTAGCAAGTGTAAATGTCACTGGCACGTTAATAGAAGAAATTAGGGTGAAAATTGATCAGAAAAAGCTAAAAGAAAACGGTTTAGCGCAAACAGATATTGTACATGTGATCCAAGCAAATAACATCTCTATGCCAGGAGCTACGGTTCTTACGGAAGGACAGGAACTGACAACGAGGATTATTAGCACGATTCACTCAGCAGATGAAGTAGCTGATCTAGCGGTAACAGTGAATCCTAAAACAGGTAAGAAAATATATATTAAAGATGTCGCGGACGTCAAACAACAAAAACAACAGACTAATAATATTACACGTACAAATGAAAGCCCATCTGTCTTGTTAAGTGTGTTGCAGGAAACAGATGCAAATACAGCAAATGTATCTAAAAATTTTCAAAAAGAACTACATAGCTTATTGAAAAAAGAACAGTACAAGGGAATGGAGTCAGATATTTTATTTGATCAAGGCGATTATATTAAAATCGCCATTAATAATATTGCTTCTTCGCTTATTTTTGGTGGAGCACTAGCAATGCTTGTTCTTTTCTTGTTTTTGCGTAATATAAAAAGTCCACTCATTGTCGGCATCGCCATACCATATTCAGTAATTGTTACGTTCGTATTAATGTATTTTGCTGATTTTGCATTAAATATTATGACATTAGGTGCATTAGCACTGGGTGTTGGTATGCTTGTTGATAATGCAATTGTTGTAATCGAAAATATTTATCGCCACCTTTCTATGGGAAAGGATCCGAAACAGGCGGCTCGTGATGGGGCGCATGAGGTAGCGGGAGCAATTACTGCTTCGACATTAACGACGGTCGCTGTTTTTTTACCAGTCGTCTTTATTAGTGGGCTACTTGGTCAGTTATTTAAAGAATTTGCTTTTACGATATCTTTTAGTTTATTTGCCTCTCTCTTTGTCGCATTGACAGTAGTTCCGATGCTTGCAAGTAGATTGTTAAAAGTACCAGCAGGTAATTATGAGGCGAGAAGGCGAAGATCAAAGTCACTGAATATGTTAGATCGTTCTATTCGTTGGTCTTTACGTCATAGAATGCTTGTCTTGACTGCTTCTGTGTTATTATTTGCTGCTGGGCTTTTCGGACTTAGTAAAATTGGGACACAATTTTTACCGCCGACGGATGAAGGGTATTTTAGTATAAATGTTCAGCTTGAAAATGGAGCTGCACTGTCAGAGACGGAAAAAGTAATAAATGGATTGGAAGAAAAATTAAAAGCTGAAAAAGATGTTGATGTATATGTCAGCTTGATCGGATCAACACAAGAATCGATTTTTCAAGGTAACGGGATGGCAAATACTGCGGAGGTATATGTGAAATTAAAACCACTAGCCAACCGTAGCCAATCGCTTTTCGCATTTGTGGATGAAATGAAGCCATTACTTGAAAAAGAAATTGAACAAATTAACGGCCAAGCAGAATTGACATTTAATGTTCAGGCAGCTTCAGGAATGGCACCACAAACTTTATCCTTTAATGTAAGGGATACGGATAAACAGCGTCTTGATGAAAGTGCAGATGACATTTACGATGCACTAACTGTTTTAAATGATGTTACAGAACTATCTACAAGTACGGCTGATACTGTAGAAGAAATACAAATTTCGATAGATCGTGATAAAGCCTTTGAAGCAGGACTTGTTCCAGCCCAAATAGCAACAATAGTAAATGATGTGACCAGAGGAGTGCAAGCTGCACAAATCATTGGAGAAAATACAGATGTACTTGGTGTCTTCGTTGAATATGATGAGACAATTTCTAGAAATATTGATAAGTTAAAAACATTATTAATTAAAAAACCTGATGGTTCATATGTAGAATTAAGCAAGATTGCCTCCATAAAAAACGGAAAAGGTCCAGTTCAAATTCAGCGAATCAATCAACAGGATTCTGTAGAGTTTACCATGAAATATAATGTGGATACGAACATTGGCGATATTTCTAAAGAGGTAGAAACAAAAATTACTGCACTAGATCTTCCAGATGGAACTGAAATTACTTTTAGTGGGGAGACGGAGCTACTTGAAGATTCAAAAAACGATATGATAATGGCATTTATTTTGGCGATTGTTCTTATCTATATTGTTATGGCAGCTCAATTCGAATCATTTAAATATCCATTCGTTATTATGTTTACAGTACCATTAATGGTAATCGGTGTTGCGTCGGGTTTGATCATTGCTAATATGCCTTTAAGTATCCCAGCTTTTATTGGAATAATTATCTTGGCGGGAATTGTAGTTAATAATGCGATTGTACTTGTTGATTATATTAACCAAAGAAAAGCAGCCGGGTTATCTAGTATGGAGGCATTAGTGGAATCAGTAAAAGATCGTGCACGTCCAATTTTGATGACGGCATTAACGACAATCTTGGGTCTTGTCCCACTGGCGCTTGGCATTGGGGAAGGTACAGAAATGAATCAACCAATGGCAGTTGCGGTTATAGGTGGACTAGTAAGTAGTACATTGCTTACATTGTTTATAATCCCCATCGTGTATAGTTTGTTTGATTCAGAGACAAGAAAAATGAATCGGAAAAAGTATGAGCGAATTAGGAAGTCTATTAAATAA
- a CDS encoding TerC family protein, translating to MDMSMILEYGWVLLVLIGLEGILAADNAVVMAVMVKHLPEKQQKKALFYGLLGAFVFRFAALFLITFLVNVWQIQAIGAAYLIFLSAHHLIKKARKDHQEEKVALKDGKGSSFWMTVFKVELADIAFAIDSMLAAVALAVTLKPTGWFQVGGIDGGQFSVMLLGGLIGVIIMRFAATSFVKLLKAYPTLETAAFLIVGWVGVKLTVFTLAHPNVQILDKHFPESLGWKMTFWIVLIGIALGGYVVSKKKAILQEN from the coding sequence GTGGATATGTCAATGATTTTAGAATACGGTTGGGTATTACTTGTACTCATTGGTTTGGAAGGTATTTTAGCAGCCGATAATGCAGTGGTTATGGCAGTCATGGTAAAACATTTGCCTGAAAAACAGCAAAAGAAAGCCTTGTTTTATGGATTATTAGGAGCATTTGTATTTCGTTTCGCGGCATTATTTCTTATCACCTTTCTTGTTAATGTATGGCAAATTCAAGCAATTGGTGCAGCATACTTAATTTTTCTTTCTGCACATCATTTAATAAAAAAAGCCAGAAAAGATCATCAGGAAGAGAAGGTAGCACTAAAAGACGGAAAAGGCAGCTCTTTTTGGATGACTGTTTTTAAGGTTGAACTAGCTGATATTGCATTTGCGATTGATTCCATGCTTGCTGCAGTAGCTTTGGCGGTTACCTTAAAACCTACTGGTTGGTTTCAAGTTGGGGGCATTGATGGCGGACAATTTAGCGTGATGCTCCTTGGTGGTCTAATCGGAGTCATTATTATGAGATTCGCAGCAACTAGCTTTGTAAAACTATTAAAAGCGTATCCTACTCTAGAAACAGCAGCGTTCTTAATTGTTGGATGGGTAGGTGTAAAACTGACTGTCTTTACATTAGCTCATCCAAATGTTCAAATTTTAGATAAACATTTTCCGGAGTCATTAGGATGGAAAATGACATTCTGGATTGTTCTGATTGGTATTGCTTTAGGTGGATATGTTGTCTCAAAGAAAAAAGCCATATTACAAGAAAACTAA
- a CDS encoding IS3 family transposase: protein MQFEDKYITIKELHQKKNFAICLLCEIAGISRYAYYKWLNRTPSTRELQNEELINEMKALHEKVDGIYGYRQMTLNMNRTFGKGFNHKQIYRLMKIAGIQSVIRRKKKRYKHSSPQQVTENVLNRAFTAEKPNEKWVTDVTEFKYGQSKKAYLSAIRDLYDGSIVSYVLGRSNNNHLVFKTLDQATVLLDKEYPLIHSDRGFQYTSKEFEQRIDAAELTQSMSRVGRCIDNGPMESFWGTLKCEKYYLNKYETFEELSIAIDEYIHFYNHDRYQKRLNGLSPMEYRVKAA from the coding sequence ATACAATTTGAAGATAAGTATATCACAATTAAAGAGCTTCATCAGAAAAAGAACTTTGCCATCTGCCTCCTTTGCGAAATAGCTGGTATTTCGCGATATGCCTACTATAAGTGGCTGAACCGTACACCTTCTACACGAGAACTTCAAAATGAGGAACTCATCAACGAAATGAAAGCTCTCCATGAGAAAGTGGATGGAATCTATGGATACCGTCAGATGACTTTAAATATGAATCGAACATTCGGAAAGGGCTTCAATCACAAGCAAATTTATAGACTGATGAAGATAGCTGGCATTCAATCTGTCATTAGAAGAAAGAAGAAACGTTATAAACATTCTAGCCCTCAACAAGTCACTGAAAATGTACTAAATCGTGCATTTACAGCGGAAAAGCCAAATGAAAAGTGGGTGACAGATGTCACAGAATTTAAGTATGGCCAATCGAAAAAGGCCTATTTAAGTGCTATTCGCGATCTTTATGATGGATCAATTGTAAGTTATGTTCTAGGGCGTTCCAATAATAATCACCTTGTATTCAAGACGCTTGATCAAGCTACAGTATTATTGGATAAGGAATATCCACTTATTCACAGTGATCGTGGGTTTCAGTATACCTCTAAAGAATTTGAACAAAGGATAGATGCCGCTGAATTGACTCAAAGTATGTCGCGTGTCGGTAGATGTATTGATAATGGACCAATGGAATCTTTTTGGGGAACACTTAAGTGCGAGAAATATTATCTAAATAAATATGAGACGTTTGAGGAACTTTCTATTGCGATAGATGAATACATCCATTTTTATAATCATGATAGATATCAAAAACGACTAAACGGCCTCAGCCCTATGGAATATAGAGTTAAAGCCGCTTAG